The sequence aggtagatccaaccagtccatcctgaaggagatcagtcctgggagttcattggaaggactgatgctgaagctgaaactccagtactttggccacctcatgcaaagagttgattcattggaaaagaccctgatgctgggagggattgggggcaggaggagaaggggactacagaggatgagatggctggatggcatcactgactcagtggacatgagtttgagtaaactctgggagttggtgatgaacagggaggcctggcgtgctgcgattcatgggatcacaaagagtcagacacgactgagcgactgaactgaactgatgcattttCTACTTAGGGTCACATGCAATGAATGAGTCCTCCATCCACATAcacagtgaaaatgttagtcactcaaccgtatccaattctttgtgaccccatagattgtagcccaccacgttcctctgtccacgaaattctgccggcaagaatactggagtgggttgccattctgttctctgGGGATTTTCTGCCCCAAggaccaaacccgggtctcctgtattgcaggcagattctttatcttctgagccccCATGGAAGCCCCTACATATTCACTGGAGTTCTGCTTTCTTCTTGTAGCCAGAACTTCAGTAGATTTGGTTtgttattattcttcagaatattCAGTTTATTCTGCCTTATAGTGGGGCTGCCTTCAGTGCCAGGCAGGTGATATAAATGATTGAAACAGACCTGGTAACGGTCCCTAGGTTTTGCTGGTGACTGTGATTTTATGTCCAAGAGTAAAAAGGGAGCTTTCCAGTGCCATGCTTAGGTGTCCACTGAAACTCTATCCCAGCTTGATTTCTCCAACTGTCCACTTCTGCtcacttctcttccctttccttctagAAGTGCTAATCCAAGAACACTTCTCAAGAAACATCCTGTTTGCTAATTTTCATCTCTGGGTCTGCTTCCTAGGGGACTCAAACAGTTCCCAAAAGCAATATGTAATTCATAACAGTTAATCTGAGAGCTGGAAAGACTGATTGAAATATAGTTTTCATCTTTTAGTGTATAGTAAGTAGGAGCTTAAACACAAACGTGGTAAACTTATGGAACTGAATCTGTATAGAGAACTGTGAATTTTATCTAAagtacatttattcttttctaaggATTTTATGTCACTTATACACCAATATCTGCTTtagctaaaattttaaataacacaaAAGAATGTGTTCAGAAGTGAGTTTCCTGTTATTAGTCTTTGCCAATCCTATTCAAAACCTATTTTCACAGAGAATCATTCTTACTGAATGCATTTGTATGACATTTATGTCTTTATTCATTAACCCAGCTTTAGTTGTACATTTTTTTGTTCTGATgtttattcaaatattattttttaaccttCTTGAAATGTGAATACATTCCTccaataagtatatatatatataccagatAAGTATATTATTTCACagatttgtttacatatttttatatttattgctcAGATCTGTGAATTCATTTTTCCCATTACATTTTATGAAGAAATCTTTCTAAGTGCATAGGAAATCCACCAGTTATCTATATCAGCCAAATACACTGTTAACAATAATATTCAGGTGATTCTGCAGGATTTCCTGACATACAATCATGGTGACTAAGAGCCCCAGCCTCAGGACGTCCTCAGATTCATTCCCCAGTTACCCACAGTGGTAACCACATTATTAACTTAGATGTTTaggtttttccttctttcctgccttcGTTTCCACTTCTTCATCTGTACTTTCCAGAATCGCTCTGCAAAGTGAACGACTTGCACTTACATTTTTGTCTCAATATCAACTTTGGGTGAAATTCAATCAAAGACAATAgatgttcagcaaatatttttagcTGATTGATATTAAACCAGTGATGGTGGTTAATTCTCACAAAAGAGATCTAAATTGTGATATCTGGAAGTGCAGAGAACCAGTGTCAACACTTGTGTTCACCTTCTCTCTATCATATCTGTTTCTGTGTTACTATACCACATGTATCCATAGTATCCTATAAGTAAGTTCCATTCTATGAATCAAATTTGAACTTCCACAAATGTGTTTTATCAAGTGACATGTTGCTTTTCacataaacaaatgtggttttcCTCAAGTGTAACCATGATCCTTTGTTTGGAATGTTTCTCCCACTTTTCTCTACCAGTCaaatatacatattctttaaaGGAACATGACATAACCTTAAGTCATCGAAAGCCTTCATTCACTCGACAAACATTTGTCACTAATGTCCTCTGTCCCagtaacaaaattaaaagttatagTTCATGCCCTCAGGGTGTCTACATTGCAGAGAGTGCAAAATTCGGAGCACAAAGCAGGGACAAATTATATTTGAACAGGGTAGTTAATCATTTCGAGGAAGCACTGGGGTTTTGACAGAGGAATAGGAGTATGCAGAGATAATGACAAAGATGAAACATTCCAGGAAGATGAAACGGCTTTAGCAAAGGCTTGCAGTTTTATTTTCCACCTCTTCCTCAGCTGTCCTAAAACAGCTTAACTTCTGTTTAatcttacagaattttttttcctcttaatgttTCTATGCTTCTTGGCCTATTGCTTAAAGAAGTAGTAAGAATACACACTATATTATATGCTGCATTAAAGATTCAATACAAATATAAGATATTCACCACAATGCTCAGTCAACTCAGTACAATGCCTGGTAAATTTAGCATAATGCATAGTAAATACTCTAGAAATGATATATATCCTTATTCTTTGCCTTTTACAGAAGATGTATGAAACTTAACCACATATTATATATGTTGATTTtagttcttcatttaaaaatagcataGGAAGCTCAGTCCAGTGCTCTAagacgacctagaggggtgagatgggattGGGGTGGGAAGGCAGatcagagagaggggatatatatatagttaaggcTGAATCACATTGTTGTACTACAGAAAGCTACACAACCTTGTAAAAGAAttatcctccatttaaaaaataaagacttaaaaataactgccatcaccagcccaggttggatgcatgagacaagtgctcagggctggtgcactgggaagacccagagggatgggatggagagggaggtgggaggggggatcgggaaggggaacacatgtaaatccatggctgattcatgtcaatgtatggcaaaaaccactataatattgtaaagtaattagtcttcaactaataaaaataaatgaaaacaaaagaaagaaagaaagaaagttgctcattcatgtccagctTTTGTGAGCcaatgggctatacagtccatggaattctccaggtcagaatactggaatggggggctgttcccttctccaaggaaccttcccaacccagggatcgaacccaggtctcccacattgcaggtggattctttcccagctgagctattggggaagcccTTCTTTTAACTATTGCCAAACTGTTTCTTAGGCATGTGTCTCATTCAAACATCTACAGGAAGATGAGGAGTTATATGTCAAGCTCTCTTACTAACCAACAGAATGCCTTCACTCAGTTGAACCCTTAttaatttcaaacatttttatatataatgaatGCTTTTGTAATGAAATATCCTATGTACTATTCTGAAACTAAAAGATAAATCAAAATATACCATTCATGTTGCCTAGCCTGGGAGGCATAGAGCAAATATGTGTTTCTTCTATCTAAAAGCTGTGAGTACAGCTAAGTGCTTGAGACGCTGGAGTGAAATCAGACACAGAATTTGTAACTTCCTCGTGGTCTATCTTCCTGACCATCCAAGAGGCCAACATAGGATCACATTCATCCATATTATTTGTGGGACATCACCCCCTCAAACACCTTGTTTTCAAATTCGTTTCCAGTGTTTaacctcaccagcacttgttccCCTCACCCTTGACAACAAAACACACATGAGCCATATAAGAAAATTTTCTCTCTGAAGATCAGAGAGCAGTGATAGGAGAAAATATCACATTCAAAAAATAAGTGTTAGCTCATATGACTAATGCTTTGTAAGACATTGAATCCACCAGGAGCAAAGGTGACACCCACAAGGAAAGAAGTGGGACAGGGCTTTCAATTGGACACACAGGCGCTTAccaggaaaaggaaaggtattATTTCCTCCATTTTCTAATACTGAATGAGAAACACACAATTATGTAATTAAATGATCAATTTTCCTAACAGGGTAAACAATAACAAGGAAATAATGATGCAATGATAGCAGCTCTTCAGCAGGGTATAAAGGGGGCTGTGGGCCGAGAAGACTCTCAGATTCAAGAAACTCATTTTCCTAGAAACTCACTCTCCTAGAAACTCACTCAGACCTCCACCCTCTGACACCATGGTCAGCTCCTGTTGTGGCTCCGTCTGCTCTGACCAGAGCTGTGGCCGAAGTCTCTGCCAGGAGACCTGCTGCCAGCCCAGCTGCTGCCAGACCACCTGCTGCCGCCCCAGCTGTGGTGTGTCCAGCTGCTGCCGTCCCATCTgctgccagcccacctgcccTCGCCCCACCTGTTGCATCTCTAGCTGCTGCCGCCCCTCCTGCTGCATCTCCAGCTGCTGCAGGCCTACTTGCAGCATCTCCAGCTGCTGCAGGCCCCAGTGCTGCCAGCCTGTCTGCTGCCAGCCCACCTGCTCTCGCCCCACCTGCTGCATTTCTAGCTGCTGCCGCCCCTCTTGCTGTGGGTCCAGCTGTGGTTCCAGCTGCTGCAGGCCTACCTGCTGCATCTCCAGTTGCTGCAGGCCCCGCTGTTGCCAGTCTGTGTGCTGCCAGCCCACCTGCTCCCGCATCTCCAGCTGCTGCCGCCCGAGCTGCTGCCTGCGCCCAGTGTGTGGCCGGGTCTCCTGCCACACCACTTGCTATCGGCCCACCTGTGTCATCTCCACCTGCCCCCGCCCCGTGTGCTGTCCCTCCTCTTGCTGCTGAATCTCTGCTTTGAACACACTGCTTcctcatttcctccctccccacagttgcagagcttctttttaaaatgtggagggTTCAAGAGAACCGGTCCATTGAATTTCATAAGCAAACACCAGACACACTGAGCCCTCAATCTAACTTCTCTCCAAACTCCCTCTCTTCTAAATGAAATCTCTCAGAATCTACCCCAAAATTACAATCTCCCAACACTCTTCCCTACTTCTTCAGGACATCGGTTTTTCATACTTAAGGAATTTATCTCCATCATTAGTGAGACCACTTGATTTCTATCTCTCTGATATGGAAAtccaatgaagatttttttgctGTACTCTTTGGTAAAGATTTTGTTATGTCTCGTTATTTCCATGAACCTAAATAAACATCTTCCTACTGGCACTGAAAATTGAATCTGATTGTTACTCTCTTTTTTTGAAGGATTTACATATTGATCCAAAGTAATTCAATTTTGCCTGCACCTGCCAAACACCACAAATAATCAACCTTCAAGAGTGGTCAAATGACATTGACCACTGCCTAGTCATGTCAAGGAAATAGGTATATTGATCATTTTCTAGTTTATGGGGAAAAGGGGTGAAACTGAAGTGATAGAGCATCTATGAACATAATAACAAGAAGAAAGATTTGGAAAGATTGAACGCAAATCACGATTTTTAACAACACCAGATTTCAGGGTTTTTTCACCTATAAAAGTATCACATAGACAGTTTCGTAAAGTCCATGCATTTTCTACTTTAGGTCACATGCAATGAGTCCTTCatccacacacacagtgaaaatgttagtcactcagccatgtccaactctatgcgactctgtggattgtagcccagcaggctgctctgtccacggaattcttcaggcaaagaatactggagtgggttgccattccgttctccagaggatctttctgccccagggatcaaactcaggtctcctgcactgtgggcagattcttaatcttctgagccaccatggaagccccgaCACATACAGTGGAGTTCTGCTTTA comes from Muntiacus reevesi chromosome 18, mMunRee1.1, whole genome shotgun sequence and encodes:
- the LOC136149183 gene encoding keratin-associated protein 4-7-like isoform X3 — encoded protein: MVSSCCGSVCSDQSCGRSLCQETCCQPSCCQTTCCRPSCGVPTCSISSCCRPQCCQPVCCQPTCSRPTCCISSCCRPSCCGSSCGSSCCRPTCCISSCCRPRCCQSVCCQPTCSRISSCCRPSCCLRPVCGRVSCHTTCYRPTCVISTCPRPVCCPSSCC
- the LOC136149183 gene encoding keratin-associated protein 4-7-like isoform X2, which produces MVSSCCGSVCSDQSCGRSLCQETCCQPSCCQTTCCRPSCGVCCRPTCSISSCCRPQCCQPVCCQPTCSRPTCCISSCCRPSCCGSSCGSSCCRPTCCISSCCRPRCCQSVCCQPTCSRISSCCRPSCCLRPVCGRVSCHTTCYRPTCVISTCPRPVCCPSSCC
- the LOC136149183 gene encoding keratin-associated protein 4-7-like isoform X1, coding for MVSSCCGSVCSDQSCGRSLCQETCCQPSCCQTTCCRPSCGVSSCCRPICCQPTCPRPTCCISSCCRPSCCISSCCRPTCSISSCCRPQCCQPVCCQPTCSRPTCCISSCCRPSCCGSSCGSSCCRPTCCISSCCRPRCCQSVCCQPTCSRISSCCRPSCCLRPVCGRVSCHTTCYRPTCVISTCPRPVCCPSSCC